AATGCCGACCTGAACTCCGAGTCGGAAGGCAGTCCGACTTCGTCGGCGGCCTCCAGCATCAACGTCACCCAGCGCTGCCGCTGTTCCGGCTGGATAGCCCGGCCACGATGGCTCTTCAGCATGCGCCGGAACCCGCCGAGTTCTTCGGTGTAGGTCGCGGGCCCCCCGAAGACCTCGCCGAGCCAGGTCGCCACGTGCTGAGGGTGGTCATCCGTCATGTACTGGAAGAGCGGGGCCAGGAGTTCATCCTTGCGTACTCGCCGGTAGAACTCTTCGGTGAGCCGTTCCAGCGTTTTTGCGCCACCGACCCATTCGTACATCGTCGGAATGTCCTCCGCCATCACGACACCTCCGTTCGTCGGTGGTTCTCCGATGTGGCCAGCAGTTCGGCGACGAGCTTGGCCACCTGCTCGGGCGAGGGCAGCGACGGATGGCTGGAGCGGTTGCCCGTTCCGGGGTCGAAACCCTCGTGCCAGACGGGCTCCGGCACCACACAGCCGTCCTCCCGCAGCTGCGCGACATTGCGCCGCACAGTCGGCTTCTCCCACATGCGCGCGCCCATGACCGGGAAGAACGCCACGGGGGAGTCCGCAGCGAGGATCACTGTGCCGAGGCGGTTGGGGGCGGCCCCCGTGGCGGCCATGGCAAGCGTGTTCGCCGTCGCCGGCAGCACCAGCAGGATGTCGTGGTCGGCCGCCAGCCGGGACGGTTTGTCGGTCGGCCAGTCGTCCGGCGACTCGCCGCTGACCACCCGCTCCGCGAAAAGCGCCGCCGTCTGCGGCGACAGGAACGAAGTGGCGGCCGGCGTGAGCAGCACGGTGCAGGTGACGTCCAGACGTGCCCGCAGGGTGCC
The nucleotide sequence above comes from Streptomyces clavuligerus. Encoded proteins:
- a CDS encoding group II truncated hemoglobin — translated: MAEDIPTMYEWVGGAKTLERLTEEFYRRVRKDELLAPLFQYMTDDHPQHVATWLGEVFGGPATYTEELGGFRRMLKSHRGRAIQPEQRQRWVTLMLEAADEVGLPSDSEFRSAFVAYIEWGSRRAMANSQPDAQPSRRETVPVWGWGESPPGKA
- a CDS encoding flavoprotein → MENPIPSPSGGKRILVAATGSIATPSLPSYLGTLRARLDVTCTVLLTPAATSFLSPQTAALFAERVVSGESPDDWPTDKPSRLAADHDILLVLPATANTLAMAATGAAPNRLGTVILAADSPVAFFPVMGARMWEKPTVRRNVAQLREDGCVVPEPVWHEGFDPGTGNRSSHPSLPSPEQVAKLVAELLATSENHRRTEVS